CACATGGTCCAGCCCCAGCCACAAGGCCCAGTTCAGGTActgtaaatatacacacacacactcacacacaacgcAGAATGTTGTGGGCTGTGTTTCTGTCAGTCTGCACTGCACTCAGCCCAAGGGGGGGGTGCTGCTGTCACAGTAAATAAacaagtagagacagagagggagggagctgcCACAGTAAATGTTGTTAaaactctctgctccctctctctgcttaaCCCTCTTCAGGCAGTCTTGGCCCACCAGAGTGGACGTGCACCAGGACATGGGGGACGGTTTGGGGGGTACCCTCATCTCCCACCCAGGGGGCCCCCAGTCTCCCGCCCGCAGTGCTGAGAGCCTGGTCCACCACGGACCCAGACCCAAAACATCCCTACTGGAACTCAACCACAGACGGTTGGACAAtaacacacaacccacacacactctgaccctccaggctgatgacacacacactacaaacaaaGCACTCCCTCCTGTCGGTACAACCAGAGAGCACCAGGACAGGGGCCTCCGGCCTCCAGTCAAGCCCCACTCCATCCCCCTCAGGCTGGGCTCCCTggcctcccccaccccctctaaaCCACGGAGCCCCAGCCTCTTCAGCctagatgaggaggaggaagatgaggaggacgaggaggattCGTCTCCCTCGCTTCTCCCTTCTCAGGTGGTTCTCCGGCATAACGTtgcctcatcttcatcctccccttcctctgtctctaaCCGACTGACTTCTCGTAAGAGTGCACCCGTCCTCAACCAGATAcacgaggaggaaggagaggaggaggaagtagagAAGGATAACAAGGAGGAAGGAATGATAGAAGGAAAGAAGTGTGTGTTCAAGCCAGAACAAGCTTTCCTCAGCCTCCACACTGGGATATTGACGTCGTCAGGTGTGTCGTCCCCAGCAACGGTTACCAAGGTGGCAACAGTTGCCATGGCGTCTCCCACctcagagaggagagatgacaaTGACTCTGTGAGCCAGCGGAGACCTGACATGGACACGACAGGACCAAGACAAGGAAGACCTAGCTTTGCCAGTGGTGGGGGAGACAGAGGTTGgagtgggggagacagaggaagagaaagcCCCTCTGCTGATGGTACAGGGGCGGGACTAGGCTCGGCCAAAGCAGCCAGCGGATTGGTGGAGAGCCTGAAACTGATGAGCCTATGCCTGAGCTCCCAGTTCCACAGCCTGACAGCTGGGGGAGGAGGGGTAAGGGGGGGGAGCTTGGACCACCAGGACCAGCCAGTGTGGAGGATGTGTATGGGGGGCTCTACCGGCAGCCTGGATAAGGTCTCTCTCCTGGGGGGTCCGTCGCCCGGAGGGACCCACCACCTCCAGCACCACCCCCTTGACCACTTCGCTGACCCACAGTTCGAGGCCCCGTCCTCGGGCACACTGAGGCTGAGTGAGCTGGACCTGGCCAGGGAGCATCACCAGAACCTGAAGAACAGAGTGCTACAGATGCCTCTCAGTGATAAGACTATGTCAGTCAATATACACAGGAGCCCCAAAGAGGgtctgctctgtcccccttcaCCGCACAGCTGCTGCCAAGTCATATAGACCACATCTATcatcctctctacccccccccccccccccttcctgagGTGGAACAGCATACTTATAGTTGCACAATGACAATCTTTAGTTCATCCATGTTTTTAGACAATCCTATTTCAGTTATTTTAATGCTGACTGAAAATAGGTGGGGACATGACCTCGTGTTGTGAATGAAATGAGAAGTTTAAAAGATAATATCATATTAACCATCAGGGCATCTGCTGTAATTGATTGAAATGCAGTCTGTTACAACTACATTATATGTCATCTTCTCTTCACACACTCTCCATTCGTGACTCTGTAAATATGTTTAAATACAAAGTAGTACTTTAGTAGTACAGTACTTCTATTAGCAGTGCTTCCAGTAGAGCTGTGATGAGTTCTAGTCAGACCCTGACCACtatcagggttgggctcaatgccatttaaattcagtcaattcagacaGAATTTTGTCATAAAGAAGAATTGAGGAAAATTGGACTTgaaatttcagtttacttccttatttgactgaattgaaattgaattgaccccaaccctgaccactACAACCCCGTAGAGTGTTCCAAGCCAAGACATTAACAGTATCACCCCTGCAAGTGTTGCTCTGTTGTGATGGTGTTTGACATATTCTTGTGCGATATCTAACTATCTAAGTATGTAGATGCCAGTGCATGTGTTCTATTGTACAAGACGACCTCTAGAGTTTAAACATCCACCTGGGGACTGTTCCAGGAAGCAGGATCAATGATTTAGCCAGCTAACTGTCCTAAATATTCTAAAATAACTTCATATTTTCCAGAAATATAGATTTGAAATTAGCATGGTGTAATTGACTTGACAACCAACAACAGTTTAGCTTTCAAAAGGAACCAGAAAAATTAAGatatatctgactgtttttaaagttagctggctaaatgAATGACACTGCTTTTTAGAACACCCTACCTGTACTGCACTATGACACTGTAATGGCCTAAAACTATGTCACTCCGCCTCACACAACAAAttgtacatcaacaacaaccacaacaatatATATTCCAATAGATATGTATTGAgcctaatgtactgtatgtatatggtaatgtataaaaataaactgATGTGAATAAGAATTATGTTAATGTTGTTATGTTTCTTTCTTGTGTAACAGGGGTGAATATTATTCGCTTCCTTGCTCACCCTTCCTCAACTAGGAGTGATCTTACTTCCTCTGCCTCGCTAACACACGTCACCGACCACTTGACAATGTCTTGGCCAGTCGTGCCACCGAGAAGGGATCGAGTAGAGACATTTTAAGTTGGAAAGTGAGGTTGCGTTACAATATAACTGTTACATTTGGATGTTTTCTTGTGTTGGGTTGGTGTTTTAATCTTTGCTGATATATAACCAAGCACAGACTGCTACTGCAGGTAACAAAGATGAAATGTATTGAAaggcagagtgaaagagagagaatagaagaaagagagaaagatacacCACGTGAAAGTGTGCCTGAATTGAAAGGACAAAATGTGAGTCGGAgcgaaaaggagagagaaaaaaagacggagagagacagatggaaaggaagagagagatggtgggggagagagacagatggaaaggaagagagagagagagatggtgggggagagagacagatggaaaggaagagagagcgatggaaaggaagagagagcgagagagatgatgggggagagagacagatggaaaggaaggaagagagagagagagagagagagatatggtgggggagagagacagatggaaaggaagagagagagagagatggtggaggagagagacagatggtgggggagagagagatggaaaggaagagagagagagatggaaaggaagagcgagagatggcgggggagagagacagatggaaaggaagagagagagatggcggcggagagagacagatggaaaggaagagagagatggcgggggagagagacagatggaaaggaagagagagagatggcgggggagagagacagatggaaaggaagagagagagatggtgggggagagagacaggtggaaaggaagagagagagatggcgggggagagagacagatggaaaggaagagagagagagagatggaaaggaagagagagagagatggtgggggagagagacagatggaaaggaagagagagggagatggcgggggagagagacagatggaaaggaagagagagatggtgggggagagagacacaaCAGCAGGTTCTTCAGATGTAGGTGTAATGTGGCAGTAGTCTAAAACACTAAGTAAACTGGAATTGTCCCCAGGACACCTAGTTACTGAGAGGGGGTAGTCATTCAATATGCAATCTAGTCacagtgtgtgtgcttgtgcgtgtgtgtttgtgtgtaataataatccataatttggtgggtgcttctATTTGTCCTATTGCACACATGTACACGTGTGTATTATACACATGTGaattggaagtgtgtgtgtgtgtgtcatcacaaTTAACTGGTGTAATCATTAGGCCCTGTCACTGAAAGTAACAAGGCTTTCACagcagagagaaagtgaaaggaagagagagatcaaaagaaagACTGCTTCCTCTGTATTATCATTCTCCAACTCTTTTTGTCATTGTCATGTTGCCAAACAGAAACACACTAACATTGTGCTTGGATGTCTGCCCATATCTATAGAGCTAGCTAGTTATCTGTCCACTGACTGACTTTGGACCCAGGGTCTGTACAGAGCACACCATTCAAACTCTTCCATAATGACAAGGTGACTGTTATGTAGCAGTATTGACTCTTGACACACTGAACCTGTGAACATACACTCTCTTCAACGACCTTCTGTCTGATAagggagtggagaggaagagaacCACATAGAGAGAGTGAATGAATGAACCAATCACTGTACTTCATTGATCCCCAAAggggaaatgtgttttttcacTGGCTGCAGAAAGGGAAGGTCACAGAAGGtcaggacagcctactcctttcCCACCTTTCAGATCCAACCGGCATTATAACTAGTACGAACAACCGATAATACTCTGGTTagaacacactcacacatcatTTCTTGCGATTCCAAGGGTTACGAAGACGTCACCGGTCTCCATGGCTTTGCTGTTGCCAAGATACGGCTCTCTAGGATGGGATGTTGTGGCAGGTGAGGTGAGGCGATAGGGACAGAGGTGACATAAGAGTGTCAGTGTTACATATTAAGGCGGGGTTGGCTCCACTTTAGACTATAAGAGAAGAATGTAGGCATCAGGGTTGAGGTCAAGTCCATTTCAAATGAGTCAGTTCAGCAAGTGAATTGCCAAAGTTTCTGCAACAAGATGCCTTTCTTTAGTAAAACACTGGTGCCAGCCTATTTGCAGTGCCagcctgtgtgtgttgtgtcagtgATTTGCATTGCTCATCATCCCTTACAGTAGCATAATTTGCATGGTGATACTTCAGCACCACCTTCAGGAATAGTTccgtcagtgtgtgtttgtgtgtgtgtggtaactaGACAAAATGGTTTGACTATGAttggaacagaaacacacacacacactgactgaactGGTGGTTACGATCAGAGACACTTTACACGTACGTGGTGGATtgagacgagagaggagagaattatAGATCTAGACTAGATCTGATTACAATTTCAATTTCTCAGGTGAGTAGATGTTTCTGTCTGAAATCTAAACTTATTCCCACTACTTTTCAACATATGGCACCTTAATCCTaatatttagtgcactacctttcAAGATAGGGCACCTTATTCTTAATTTATAGTGCGCTACCTTTcaaaatagggctctggtccaaagtgaTTTACTATATGAGGAGTATAGGGCTTTGGTCATTgtagtgcaccaaatagggagtagggtgtcatttaggattTCTTGTATTTTATTTACTGGACATAATACTTAGACTGGCAGCTGAGTCAATGTTAGTCATCTTCAGTGAAACGCATCACAGAGAGAATACATTTCATCTGTTGAATCCTTCAAAGTGACGACCAGAAAGTAGGAATTGTTTCCAGATAATTGAtctatatattatttagtatgcTAGCCAGTAACAGCTAAAGTAGACCAGTAACATAAGGCATTATGGAAGTACTGTTGCTACAACTGTAAAGGTTTGTTGATCATGTTTGATCTGTTTTGTGTTTGATAGTAGTAAAAGGAGACCGAAATAGGTGTGTATGGGCATGATGAAAGTGTTTCTATGAGATATAACCACCTCGTTATGAGAGTGTTTTAGGTGAGCATTTTGCACTACATAGAACTATAGAATAAATAGTGTTGAATTTCCTCATACTTAAGATGATCATGCGTTCCATGACTGAGGTCAATGACATGAAGAGAATGTAACAAATTGACACCCTCCTGATTGCTAAAATATTATATAGGTCCATGTCTGTTCCTGtctctttgccccccccccctctttcatGGTCAAATACACAAGTTGTATCACAACCCATCCACTCACGCACAGTTTTTCTGTTAATTTAGAGTGTACAATTTTAAAACTTGAATTAACTTATTTAAAACCATTTtaagtgtgtttatgtgtttagaGGTcttaggagagaggaggggaccacTGCCTCTAAAATGAATCTCACTGGGGAACATGCATCCCCAATGTTGAGAGGTGAGATTAATCCAAAGCTGTTGATGACTGTTGTCCATCGCAGAACTCAGCAGTGGTTTTACATCATCATTAGGCTAGATAAGAATAGAATAGATTAGTGTCTAAAGGTCTGTCTGTTGTGTTGAAGCCTAATCCAGCAGGAGAGACCAGACTCAACTGTACCGAGCTGTGCGTCCATGAAGAGTAACCAGTCTATGGATCCACTTactgtgtccagagagagaaccTCTTCTACTAAACTAAAGTAAGTGGGGTGCTCTTGAGCCAAATAGGTTCCCCTAATGTACAGACATAGTGTCCATCTATAAATGTATCAACGAAAGAAGGCTAATAAAATTTGTTAGACATACCTGTAATGCTCCAACGAGAAACCTATCAAATAACTTGGAAATAATTTAAAATAACGTTTGTAGAGATGTATTTTGTGACACCTCAACATCTTCTAAATAgctcttgtctgtgtgtgtcttttccaGGGCACATCAGAAGAGACCAGTCTCACCTGCACACAGCTGTGTGTCCGTGAAGAGTGACCAGTCTATAAATCATCCAATCATGTTCAAAGGTGGAGACTCTTCTACTAAACTACAGTAAGCGAACATCAAGATCCTCGACATAACTAGTGTATTGTTTAGGTATGCATGTCATTCTCCAATTAGAAACTTATAAAATAAttagtgaaataaaataaagtgtAAAGATTGTATGCTCAGTGACACCACAACATCTACTTAAGGTCGACATAGATATTtattgtctctgtgtttgtccagAGTTCATCAGGAGAGATCAGAGTCACCTGTTCCCAGCTATGTGTCCATGAAGAGTCACCAGTCTATGGATCCACCTGTAATTTTCAGAGAAAGAGACTACTAAAACAAAGATGGGGCATGAAAATGTCTCAATTCAGTCATTGTCACTTGTTGCTTTTTTTCAACAGACAAGTGACTCTGGTCTATGGATCATCCAATCCTCTGAGTTGGAAACATTACTACTGGACAAAGGTAAGACATTAGGGCACTGGTTAGTGAGTTACCAACACTGTCTATATTGATTAATTATATTCTATTGGGCCATGTTACCAACAAACACAAGTGGTTCCAAGTAAAAGTCCACTAAAGCTACAGCCCTTGTTTCTTTGTGTTTTCCAGGGTCGACCAGGAGAGACCAGACTTGGATGTTCTTCATGGGCAAGGAGAGGAGACCTGTCAAATCTTCCATGCACTACAGTCACAGAGAGCCAACACTGAGTCTGAGTCTATGGTGGCAGCTAACTCACCTAAGGGCTCTGAACCCAGCAGCAGTGGCTCTGGTCCAAACAGCATGCAGGAGCACTTAAGGAAGAATAAGGACATATTAGGGAAGCAGCACAGTCCCATTGATTACCTTAGTATTAGCTCAGAGAGTGGTGATAACCCTGGTTCCTTTATGGATGTCACACTGTCCAAGCGTGAGGGCTACACTGTTCCCCTGCAGTGCCACCAGCATGAGGCAGCCATGATCGGAGACGCCTTCCGGAGCCATGGCCAGGTCTGTAACTTTATAGTTGTCTACCAGAGTCAGCCGTCTGTTCCAGGAGAGGACGTGATTCTACTGACAGGGGTGGCCGGCAGTGGGAAGACCACTTTAGTGAGACGACTGCTGGTTCATGTCTGGATCAGGGCCTCAGACTCCCAGAAGCTAGAAGCTCTATCCTTCAGAGAGCTCAATCTACTCAGTGAGCCTCAGAGCCTGCTGGAGCTTCTCCTAACGCACTTCAGGCACCTGTTCTGGACAAATTTGTCAACTCCCAACATGGCCAGATCCTGCTCATCTTGGACGGGCTCAATGAGCTTCCCCCTTGACTTTGAGGGTCGCCTCGGCCGGcacctagcagctgacttagaactggtgtgGACCAGGGGAATctgactgtttaattaaaacaaagcatcgcgaaggcgcAAGGTGGGTGTTGATGCGATATGATTTCTGCCCAGTgttctgaatgtcaaagtgaagaaatatGGGTCTTTCAGTCAAGCATGAACATGTGAGGGTGGTTACACCAGACTCAATGATTTGCTGCGGGGCTATTGTAAACAAATCCTGaccttgacaggaagccaattTGAGAGTGATGGCTCAAACGCATCCTTGGCTTTGGCTGGGAGGGGGGGGAGTTAAGTCCTGTGAGACGGCTGATGAAAGTGTACTGCTGGCATCAGTTTGATCACAGAGCGGCTGTGGTGAAGCGTTTAAACACGCGTATCCCATATACTTAGCTAACTCTAAAACCGCAAAGGTTTGAATCGAACGCTGGCTTCGGCTGGACCCGCTAACAGTGGAGCACTAAATGGAGATGGAATGTGCTTAGCGGTTATGGACACTGCCAGGTCTCAGGTCCGCCAGGGTGCGAGACTCTACACATTCTATGTGTGAGCTGTCCTCCACACTCCTTGGTGCATGTAGTGGAGATGGCATGTGCCTTACCATTAACTGACACTACCAGGCCTCAGGCTTGCCTGAGTGTGGGACACCACATATTGTAGGTGAGGAGGTCTCCTCTACGCTCACTATACTCGAGGAGGAGACTAAACCCATTGGCCCCGCAGTGATAGGGCTTTGCATGAATCTGGCTCATGGCCTACGAAGTGTGGAGAGGTATCTCCAGATGTCTGGGGAGAGAGGCCTATATCTGATGTGGGTAGTACCATCCACGCCCATTGATTTGCTGTGGAACCATAAAATGGACGGAAGAAGCCCAGGTTCTCACTGGGCACGGATCACTGAATGTCAACTTGATGAAATTCAAGAGGAGCGTACCCACCtgtagtaatcctgctcagtacgacaggaaccgcaggttcagacatttggtgtatgtgcttggctgaggagccaatggtgcgaagctaccatctgtgggattatgactgaacccctctaagtcagaatcccccctaaacgtaacgATACCGTAGCGCCGCAGATCTTCGGTTGGCCTGGGATAGCCTGCCCGGGATAGCCGTTCGTGAAGGGATTGGGGTGCGGCCGGATGaattgccgcccctctcctgatgctcGCTGCATTTTTGTGgggaacctggtgctaaatcactcatAGAcaacctgattctgggtcagggtttcttacgtagcagagcagctcactcgctgcaaTTTATTGAAATTCAGCTCTTGCACAATCAATGATTGGAGTCAGAATTTGTGTTGTTTTATTAGTCCACCAGCCTCTTGacgattgaccacaagttctcaatgggattaaggtctgggcagtttcctggccatggacccaaaatatcgatgttttgttccccgagccacttagttatcacttttgccttatggcaaggtgctccatcatgctggaaagggcattgttcgtcaccaaactgttcctggatggttgggagaagttgctctcggaggatgtgttggtaccattcctttttcatggctgtgttcttaggcaaaattgtgagtgagcccactcccttggctgagaagcaaccccacacatgaatggtctcaggatgctttac
The DNA window shown above is from Oncorhynchus mykiss isolate Arlee chromosome 18, USDA_OmykA_1.1, whole genome shotgun sequence and carries:
- the LOC110496477 gene encoding SNF-related serine/threonine-protein kinase, with the translated sequence MAGFKRGHDGKIAGLYDLDKTLGRGHFAVVKLARHVFTGEKVAVKVIDKSRLDPVARAHLFQEVRCMKLVQHPNVVRLYEVIDTQTKLYLILELGDGGDMYDCIMKHDGGLTEEVAKRYFAQIVHAISYCHQLHVVHRDLKPENVVFFEKQGLVKLTDFGFSNKFQPGENLATSCGSLAYSAPEILLGDEYDAPAVDIWSLGVILFMLVCGHPPFQEANDSETLTMIMDCKYTVASHISSACRDLIDCMLQRDPKRRATVELIQGHDWLQGVDPSPATKLTTPLVSYRSLSEEEHGSIIQRMALGGIADRDTVTEALESDQYNHITATYFLLAERILREKQERDQNNHTWSSPSHKAQFRQSWPTRVDVHQDMGDGLGGTLISHPGGPQSPARSAESLVHHGPRPKTSLLELNHRRLDNNTQPTHTLTLQADDTHTTNKALPPVGTTREHQDRGLRPPVKPHSIPLRLGSLASPTPSKPRSPSLFSLDEEEEDEEDEEDSSPSLLPSQVVLRHNVASSSSSPSSVSNRLTSRKSAPVLNQIHEEEGEEEEVEKDNKEEGMIEGKKCVFKPEQAFLSLHTGILTSSGVSSPATVTKVATVAMASPTSERRDDNDSVSQRRPDMDTTGPRQGRPSFASGGGDRGWSGGDRGRESPSADGTGAGLGSAKAASGLVESLKLMSLCLSSQFHSLTAGGGGVRGGSLDHQDQPVWRMCMGGSTGSLDKVSLLGGPSPGGTHHLQHHPLDHFADPQFEAPSSGTLRLSELDLAREHHQNLKNRVLQMPLSDKTMSVNIHRSPKEGLLCPPSPHSCCQVI
- the LOC110496479 gene encoding uncharacterized protein LOC110496479 codes for the protein MVAANSPKGSEPSSSGSGPNSMQEHLRKNKDILGKQHSPIDYLSISSESGDNPGSFMDVTLSKREGYTVPLQCHQHEAAMIGDAFRSHGQVCNFIVVYQSQPSVPGEDVILLTGVAGSGKTTLVRRLLVHVWIRASDSQKLEALSFRELNLLSEPQSLLELLLTHFRHLFWTNLSTPNMARSCSSWTGSMSFPLDFEGRLGRHLAADLELVWTRGI